The sequence CAGCACTCTCCAGGTGACTCGCCTCCAGAAGAGCGGGGCCGACTTCGACAAGGTTCAGAACCGGCTGGATGATGTCGTCCGAGATATCGACACGGATTGCCTGAAGTTCTTACAGAGCAAGGGCAACAACCTCGGATCATACGTTTCTGATCTGCTCTCGAACGAACTGCTGGGGGTGGCGAATTTTGATACTAGCATCGCGGCGTTCACCGGCTCAGGTGGGACGTCGCTGTCGCCAGGCGATGCTGCGATTGTCATCAACGACGGGAGTGCATTTTTCTCCAGCGACTTCACCATCGACCAAGGCAAGCTTACTGGCGGCAGTGCGAGGGCGCAGACGTTTATTCTGCTGCACGAGCTCGCTCATGCGCTTAACGCGAGAGATTTCCAGCCGGACTTAAACAACAAGAAAGCTGGGAAAGACAACGACAAGCTGATCGAGCAGAATTGCGACAAGACTCTGAGGCAGTTTAGTACAAGATGAGAGCGCTACTTGTCATAATCGTTCTGGCGGCTGCGGTACTGCTTGGTGCCGATGACAGCCCGTGGATTCCGACGCGGATCCCTGCCTTGAGGTACCCCATTTTAGGGCTTCAGGCTCGCATTGCCGGCAAAGTAAGCCTGCGAGTCAGCTTGGATGCGAGCGGAGCCGTAGTGGAGGTCCGAGTCATTTCAGGCCCACCCGTACTGGCGAAGGCGGCTCAGGAGAATATGAGATTGTGGAAGTTTGCGGCGCTCCGGGGCGAACGCCAACCAATGGGCGGAGAAATCGATTTCCTATACGTCTTCAAGCTGGAAGGAGAAGCGGTTTTTGCTCCCATGACGGATTTTGTGTACGAATATCCTGGCCAGGTGATGGTTACTTCACATTCACAGCACTGGACTCCGTGATGGCGATCGAGGATTCGCTTTATGTTCTGTCAATAAGAATGAGGCAGATGGTGCCGGGGTCGGAGTCGGGATATTTCAAATCACAGTCAGCAAGACATCCGGGGTGAGCGTCGACGCAGCTAGCAACTTGGCGTCAGCTGCGGCTTGGGGTGTGGGCAACCTCACCACCGCAACGAGCGCTATAGCCGCCGCGATTCCGGGGCTCTCCTCCGACAATGCGCAGTGGATGTTAGCGGTATCTTGAGATACAGGTGCGCGAGGACAGATCAACCGGTATGAGGCAGGACAGTCTCCGGACTATCACACAGCGACGATCGGCAAGACTGGAAAGTTCCGAAACGACTATGGGAGCAACATCCTTGGCCTCTTGGACCGCTTCAGATAGCGCGCTCCAGCGGGCGATCATTCTCTTCGCGGTCGCGAGGGCGGGTCTTGCGGCCTGCCCTGCGGAGACATTGACTGCCGTCGTATACCCCGCCCATCCCTGTCAAGTGATGCGCTTGTAATACCGCAGAATTGGAACAAATAAGCCTATGTTGGGGGAGATCCAATAAATAAGACCGATCCGTCGGGGTTCTGCTCTCCGAATGACGACCCGCCGTGCTATTCTGTCACGGTCACTGAACTTCTCACGGGTGCGCAAGGCGGTGCCGCCCCGGGTGACAACGGCTACACCTACATTCCAACACCTTGGGACAAGCTGGACATGTTCAAAAGCCAATACCCGCAATTTCTTGGCAGCGGAGGCGGCGGTGGTGGCTTCGTTCAGGTCCAACCCAAGGTGCCAGCAGGGAACAACTACACCCCAGCGCAAATGCGGGCACTAACCAATGGGCTGAACAATGCTCTCAGTCACACGGATCAGGTCGATTGTGCCACTTTCTATGCCGGCGGTGACGAAGACCCCTCCCTCGCGGTTGCCAACGTTCTGGAGAGCACGCTGTATCGACTGGTAGTGCTACCGCAGGGGCCGGGTACCGGCGCCCAGACAATCGACTTGACCGACGTAATGATCAACACGACCGGCACATTCTTCAACGCAGCGCTCAATGCTAACGGCACTGTGACCGTTGGAATGCCCAACGCGGCTGGCGTCCAGACGTCGTTTACATTCGCCAACATGTCGGCGTTTCAGGGATTCATGCTGCTCCATGAACTGGGGCACCAAATGGGGATGTTCGGAGCCGACGTCGATGCCGCTGCGAACGGAGCGAACTCGCACGCCGTGTTGGATCACTGTTATAAGAGGGACGCGCAGGGGGTCTATCACTGATGCAACGGAAAATTGCTGTCCTTTGCCGCGTTTTGACGGCCGCTGCTTTGTTCGGAGCCGTCCCGGCCTTGAGCTCCGATCAACCCGTTCGGGCCGAGGTTCAACATGCGCTGGCTACTCCCTATCGTGCAGACGATCCGGATGTAGCTGCTTTCAAATTGAAGTTTGATGTTCGGCTTACGAACCGGTCGGGAGGGCCGGTGAACCTTCCGAAGTCCGAGACCGGTGACCGCGGAACGACTCGCGTAGCGGTGCTTGGCGTTCAAGCCAAGCAGCCCGATGGGAGCTGGACACACGTTGTCCAGTCCAGTTGGTATGACGCTGGCACCATCAAATACGAATCATGCACATCGCTCCCGCCTGGTGGAGCAGCAGAATTCGCAGATGTGCCGAGCGGACTTCTCCTTCTGAACAAGCAGCTAGCCGGGCTGGGCAACGAACCGACTGTGCGTTTTAATCTCATGATTTTCTG is a genomic window of Terriglobia bacterium containing:
- a CDS encoding energy transducer TonB, with protein sequence MRALLVIIVLAAAVLLGADDSPWIPTRIPALRYPILGLQARIAGKVSLRVSLDASGAVVEVRVISGPPVLAKAAQENMRLWKFAALRGERQPMGGEIDFLYVFKLEGEAVFAPMTDFVYEYPGQVMVTSHSQHWTP